The following are encoded in a window of Manduca sexta isolate Smith_Timp_Sample1 chromosome 16, JHU_Msex_v1.0, whole genome shotgun sequence genomic DNA:
- the LOC115443234 gene encoding uncharacterized protein LOC115443234 isoform X1, translating into MESAVHAAVPLRVGKKMRKRRELDALVGGGGSRGGRLLSASSDEGEPWGRRATRRRRSRPFVRLAAGLALCVCVVSAATVLWLFVDVRRQIVSLRIEMDRVSTSSESVGDALQICHTTAKELQANTSDLNTRLAKLEHEHQELVLRVKQVAGDLTAVSDKLVATPNLADTPRRLAELQRAVADFGSQMNGYDGSLNSAKKQALTAVSGVEEVRNLLHQIDARTNETIANVTENVKRDEQIKNDITALNNTLEAKLVALQTRIEEISKPTSTAAPTVATPPTTSSTTASTTTPSTTTTPPPPPGPAKPFLLQ; encoded by the exons ATGGAGAGCGCAGTACACGCAGCCGTCCCGCTGAGGGTCGGGAAAAAGATGAGGAAACGAAGGGAATTGGACGCTTTGGTCGGCGGCGGCGGCTCTCGCGGCGGCAGGCTGCTGTCCGCGTCGAGCGATGAGGGGGAACCCTGGGGCAGGAGAGCTACTAGACGACGTCGCTCCAGACCGTTCGTGCGGCTCGCTGCCGGCCTGGCGCTGTGTGTGTGCGTGGTGTCCGCCGCGACAGTACTGTGGCTGTTCGTGGACGTGCGACGGCAGATAGTCTCACTACGTATTGAGATGGACAGAG TATCAACGAGCAGCGAAAGCGTCGGTGACGCATTACAAATATGCCACACTACTGCGAAAGAACTGCAAGCCAACACAAGCGATCTGAACACGAGGCTTGCTAAACTAGAACACGAGCACCAGGAGTTGGTGCTGCGCGTGAAGCAAGTGGCCGGCGACCTGACGGCCGTGTCGGACAAGCTGGTCGCCACACCGAACTTGGCCGACACGCCGCGCCGGCTGGCTGAACTGCAGAGGGCTGTTGCCGATTTCGGGTCACAG ATGAACGGATACGACGGATCACTGAACTCTGCGAAGAAGCAAGCCCTCACGGCGGTATCAGGAGTGGAGGAAGTACGGAATCTCCTCCACCAAATAGACGCAAGAACGAATGAGACTATAGCCAACGTGACGGAGAACGTGAAGAGAGATGAGCAGATCAAAAACGATATAACAGCACTGAATAACACGCTAGAAGCCAAACTAGTTGCCTTGCAAACGAGGATAGAAGAAATCAGT AAGCCCACAAGCACGGCGGCACCGACGGTCGCCACGCCGCCCACTACCAGCAGCACGACAGCGTCCACCACCACACCATCAACCACGAcaacgccgccgccgcccccaG GGCCCGCGAAACCTTTCCTGCTACAATGA
- the LOC115443234 gene encoding uncharacterized protein LOC115443234 isoform X3, with product MESAVHAAVPLRVGKKMRKRRELDALVGGGGSRGGRLLSASSDEGEPWGRRATRRRRSRPFVRLAAGLALCVCVVSAATVLWLFVDVRRQIVSLRIEMDRVSTSSESVGDALQICHTTAKELQANTSDLNTRLAKLEHEHQELVLRVKQVAGDLTAVSDKLVATPNLADTPRRLAELQRAVADFGSQMNGYDGSLNSAKKQALTAVSGVEEVRNLLHQIDARTNETIANVTENVKRDEQIKNDITALNNTLEAKLVALQTRIEEISKPTSTAAPTVATPPTTSSTTASTTTPSTTTTPPPPPGINDTS from the exons ATGGAGAGCGCAGTACACGCAGCCGTCCCGCTGAGGGTCGGGAAAAAGATGAGGAAACGAAGGGAATTGGACGCTTTGGTCGGCGGCGGCGGCTCTCGCGGCGGCAGGCTGCTGTCCGCGTCGAGCGATGAGGGGGAACCCTGGGGCAGGAGAGCTACTAGACGACGTCGCTCCAGACCGTTCGTGCGGCTCGCTGCCGGCCTGGCGCTGTGTGTGTGCGTGGTGTCCGCCGCGACAGTACTGTGGCTGTTCGTGGACGTGCGACGGCAGATAGTCTCACTACGTATTGAGATGGACAGAG TATCAACGAGCAGCGAAAGCGTCGGTGACGCATTACAAATATGCCACACTACTGCGAAAGAACTGCAAGCCAACACAAGCGATCTGAACACGAGGCTTGCTAAACTAGAACACGAGCACCAGGAGTTGGTGCTGCGCGTGAAGCAAGTGGCCGGCGACCTGACGGCCGTGTCGGACAAGCTGGTCGCCACACCGAACTTGGCCGACACGCCGCGCCGGCTGGCTGAACTGCAGAGGGCTGTTGCCGATTTCGGGTCACAG ATGAACGGATACGACGGATCACTGAACTCTGCGAAGAAGCAAGCCCTCACGGCGGTATCAGGAGTGGAGGAAGTACGGAATCTCCTCCACCAAATAGACGCAAGAACGAATGAGACTATAGCCAACGTGACGGAGAACGTGAAGAGAGATGAGCAGATCAAAAACGATATAACAGCACTGAATAACACGCTAGAAGCCAAACTAGTTGCCTTGCAAACGAGGATAGAAGAAATCAGT AAGCCCACAAGCACGGCGGCACCGACGGTCGCCACGCCGCCCACTACCAGCAGCACGACAGCGTCCACCACCACACCATCAACCACGAcaacgccgccgccgcccccaGGTATTAACGATACGTCATAA